The genomic interval CAGCCCGACCAGCCACCACGACGCCCCTGCAAAAACAACGAACGGGCAGAAAATCCAGCTTAACGCGAAAAAAGCGGCGGGCGCGGCCCCCAGCCCCAGCGACGAGGCGAAAACAAATGCCCCCAGCCCGCCAACCAGCAGGTGAAACGCCGCCAGCACATCAATCGCCGCCCAGTAATGGCCGAAAATTTTTTCGCTCGCCCAAACGGAAGCCGCCGCCGGCGGGTACAAAATCCCGCCGCAGCCCGCCGCCGGAATGCCCAGAAACTGATGGAAATTGAACTGCGCTATTTCGCCGCGCGCCGCCGCCCGGTACGCATGAACGTGGCAGGCCAGAAACTGGTCGCGGTTATCGTCCTGAAGGAAATAATACGGCGCGCGGGTTTCCAGCGCGGCCATGAAAACGCAGACCGCAGCCAGCAGCCCCGCGGCGAACGCCGCCAGTCTGCGCGAGGCAACTTCGGCAAAAAGCATCCGCTATTCCGCCCTTAAAGCGTCAGCCGGTTTGAGGTTGGCGGCCACCCAGGCCGGATAAATGGCGAAGGCGAAAGAGGTCAGCGCCGCCGCCAGCACCGACACCAGCGGTATCCAGGGCAGCATATGCCCGTCCATTCCCATCATCGTCTTCACAGGCCCGTTCCACAGCCACCCCAGGGCGGAGCCAAGCACGCCGCCTATCAGCCCCAGCAGCATGGCCTCCACCATGAACTGAAGCATTATGTCCCGGCGGCTGGCGCCTATGGCGCGGCGTATTCCTATTTCCTTGACGCGCGCAAACACCGTCGCCAGGGTAACATTCATTATGCCTATGCCGCCGGCGATGAAAGCCAGCATCCCCAGCGATATTTTAACCAATGCGTCCTGAAAATCGGAGGCGGCGCGTTTTTTTATCTCCTCCATCTGCGGGTCTATGATGAAATAGCTTTCGTCGCCGTAGCGGATTTTAAGAAAGTTCCTCACAAGCCGCAGGGATTCGCCATAAGCCCGCTCGCCGCCGGCGTCTATGTTCAGGGTTTCCACCCTGTCTCTGATAATGCCGTAGCGGGTAAGCGTGGTTATCGGCGCCAGGACTTTGGTGTCGGATTCGCGCATGTTCAGCATCGTGTAGGGGCGCCTGGAATAGGGCAGCTCGTCCAGCACGCCTACGACGGTGAAGGTTATTGCCTCCAGCTTTACCTGCCTGCCCAGCATGTCGTTATGGGAGACAATGGTGTCAAACGCGGCGGCATAATCCCAGCGCTTCCGCGCCGCCTTGCTGGAATCGCTGGACGGCGGCTCCACCGCCTTGTTTATCAGGACGCAGACGCGCATATTGTCGTCCATGTCCCGCTGGTTGATGAAGCGGCCCCGCAGGGTGTAGATAAAATCCCGCTTTATCCAATCCGGCGTAACCCCCAGCGAGCCCACGGCCATCCGCCTGCCGCCGTATTCCAGCGCGGTGTGCCAGTCCCTGCATTCCGGCGAAATCATGTAAAAAGACGGCGCGGCGGCGCGCAGCTTCTGAACGTCCTCATAGGACATTCTGGGCGGCGGGATATATTCATCGGCGTTGGAGAAGGCGCGCGCGTTGTTTTCCGTAACCCGCATGCGCGCCAGGCCGGATATTTTCTCCTGCTGGCGCAGCCGCTCCCGCGTGTAGCAAATGGCGGAAAACGCCTCTATGAAAACCACCGCCCCCACCGCGATGGCCAGAAAGCTCAGCACCGAGCGGGTCTTGTGCAGCATTATTTCCGCCAGGCCGGTTTTCAATGCTATAACAAGCGATTTCACTGTTCCATGACTCCGTCCCTCAGTTTGATATTGCGCGCGGCCATGCCGGAGAGTTCCCTGTCATGCGTTACCATCACTATCGTTATCCCGCCCCGGTTGAGGCCTTTGAGCAGCTCCATAACCTCGCAACTGGAGCGCGAATCCAGATTTCCGGTCGGCTCGTCGGCCAGCAGCAGGCGCGGCGAATTGGCCAGGGCGCGGGCTATAGCCACGCGCTGGCGCTCCCCGCCGGAAAGCTCCAGCGGGCTCTTCCTTTCCTTGCCTTTAAGCCCCACCTCGCGCAGCAATTCGTGCGCGCGGAGCTTCATTTCCCTGCCGGGCATGCCGGCATACATCAGCGGCAGGCACACATTTTCCAGCGCGGACAGCCGGTTCAACAGATGGAAGGCCTGGAACACGAAACCGATTTTGTCGCGCCGCGCGGCGGAGCGTTCCTCGTCCGGCATTGCGGCTGCTGGCCTGCCCTCCAGCAGATATTCCCCCCCGGTAGGCTCGTCCAGCAGGCCCAGAATATTAAGCAATGTGGACTTGCCGCAGCCCGAAGGCCCGGTTACGGCGACGAATTCCCCCGCCGCGATGTCAAAAGAGACTCCGCGCAGCGCGGGCCAGCCGGTTTTGCCGCCCTCGTAAATTTTGGCGAGACGGCTGCAATGAATCACCTTAGCGTCTCCGGCGCGGCGGTAAACAGCCTGTCTCCGGGCTTGAGCGGGCCGGCTATCTCCGCCTCGGTTTCGGAGCGCAGCCCCGGGAAAACCTGTATTTTCTCCGCCTCATAGCCCTCTTTCTGCCGGTGAACATAGCAATTGAGGCCTTCCTGGAAAAGCGTCTCTATGGGAGCCTTGAGCGCGTCTTTTTTAGCCTGTATATTGGCGGTAACCACCGCGCTCATGCCCACGCGCATTTCCTTTACAGGCTTGTCTATGCTGATTACCACGCGGAACACTTTTGACGCGCCTCCCCCGCCCCAGCCGTAGCTGTTTTTTGCTTCGGCCATCGGGGCCACCAGGTCCACCCTGCCGGAAAATTTGCGGCCCGGCAGGGAGCTGAAAGTGATGTCCACCGGCATAGCGGGCTTGAGCTTGTAAATGTCTATCTCGCTGATTTTAAGATTTACCGCCAGCGTGTTCATGTCCACCACGCGGCTGACGCAGTCCGACGCGGCGTTTATGCGCTTGCCGGCGCGGGTTTCGTCGCTGCTGTCGCCGTATCTGCCGACGCAGCGGGTAAGCAGCCCCGCGCGCGGCGCAAGTATCGGCACCGGCACGTACTGATCCGAATCCATGCGCTCGCCGCCCTTGAACATCATTATTTTGTCGCCCTTCTCCACATACTCGCCCTCTTTTTTGGCGACTTCTATGATAAACCCTTTGTTGGGCGGGAAAACATCCACTGAATCGCGCGAGACAAGCTCGCCGGCTTCCTGCATATCCAGTTTGAGATCGCCTCTGGAGACGGTTCTGATAAAATCGTTTATGTCCTGCCGGACGGACATTTTTTTGTAGCGCAGATACCCGAAATACCCGCCCGCGCCGCACAGCGCGATAACCGCCGCCCACACAATGGCTTTTTTCATGGCTGCTCCCATACTTTTTCGCCCAGCAGGGCGCGGCAACCGGCCAGCGCGACAGCCAGGTCGTTTACCGCGGTAATCTGGTTGTTGCTTATGTCCAGAAGCTTGGTCTGCGCGTTGTCCAGATCCAGGAAACCGGCATTGCCCTGGGAATACTCGGACAGATAGTTATCCGTCGTCTCCTGCTGCACCTTCACCTGGAATTCCAGCAGTTTGAGCGATTTGACCTTCAAAGCGATATCCTCCTGCGAGGAAAACACTTTGGTTTTCAGCGCGCGTATGGAATTTTCCACATCCAGTTCCGCGGATTTAAGCGCGGCGCGCTGCGAGCCGATGCTGAAATAATTCTGCGCGCCCATAAACCCGAATGGAAAATTCAGCGACAGCGTCATCCCGTAATTCGGGTTTCCGTCCCAGGAGCCGCCGGGCGTGCCCAGCACCCCCAGCGCGGATTTGTTATAGGAAGCGTCAAGGCTCAGCCGCGGATACTGGGAGCGTATGCCGGACTGCGTTTCCAGCCTTGTTTTATCAAGCGAGTTTTTCTGCCCAAGCAGGCCGAAATTGCCATCCAGCGCTTTTTTCAGATCGCTTGCGGGCAGGGGCAATGCTGTCCTGGCGCTTTCGGAACTGGCCGACACTGCCTGCGCGAAATCCGGTTGGGCGTCAATCAGCTCGTTGAAGGACAGCAGCGATTTGCGCGCGGCGGATTTGGCCTGCTCAAGCGCAAGCTCGCTTTGCAGCTTGTCGCTTTCGCTTTGCGTCTGCTCGTTGCGGCTTTTGGTGCCGGTCTGGTACTGCTCGGTGGTGTCCCTGTGCTGCCGCTCGCGCGAGGAGAGGTTTTTTTCGGCAATTCCTATGCGCTTTTGCGCGGCGTAAAGCGCGTAGAACCGGTTCAGCGCGTCCAGCGCGGCATTCTGTTTTGCCGTCCACAACGCAAGCCGCGCGGCGTCATAATCCAGCTTCGCCCTTTTCAGCTTCACCAGCGGCCCGTTGGCCGAATCGTAGAGGTTCCACGCCGCGCCGAGACCGGAAACCACGTCGGTTTTATTGAAGCGGAAGGCGGTGTTCTGGTTGTCGTAGAGCGAATTGGAGAAATCAAGCGACAGCGACGGCGCCGCCGCGTCCAGCACCGCCGCGCGGTAGGCATTCTCCGCGCCGGCAAACGTCTCCTCGGCGGAACGCACCGCCGGGGAACGCGCGAACACAGCGTCTATATAGGTTTTCGCCGAATACGGCTCCGCCGCGCGGGACGGAACGGCGAAAACAAGAAGCGCCAGCCAGAACAATCGCCGCATAAATCAGAAGTTGATTCTTTCTTTTTCTATCACCAGCGGACGCTTGAGAACGCGGGTGTGTATCACGCCCACATATTCGCCGATGATGCCGATGAAAAAAAGCTGCACGGACGAAAAGAAGAAAAGCCCGATAACAACCGGCGCGGTTCCTACCGAAAACTCGCGCCAGAAAATTATCTTGTAGACGAAGTATATGACAGCCACCGCCAGGCTGCACATTGACAGGATAAACCCTATATATCCCGCCAGCCGCAGCGGCAGCCGCGAATGGCTGGTTATGCCCAGCATGGCCATATCATAGAGCGTGTAAAAATTGTTTTTAGTA from Elusimicrobiales bacterium carries:
- a CDS encoding ABC transporter permease; protein product: MKSLVIALKTGLAEIMLHKTRSVLSFLAIAVGAVVFIEAFSAICYTRERLRQQEKISGLARMRVTENNARAFSNADEYIPPPRMSYEDVQKLRAAAPSFYMISPECRDWHTALEYGGRRMAVGSLGVTPDWIKRDFIYTLRGRFINQRDMDDNMRVCVLINKAVEPPSSDSSKAARKRWDYAAAFDTIVSHNDMLGRQVKLEAITFTVVGVLDELPYSRRPYTMLNMRESDTKVLAPITTLTRYGIIRDRVETLNIDAGGERAYGESLRLVRNFLKIRYGDESYFIIDPQMEEIKKRAASDFQDALVKISLGMLAFIAGGIGIMNVTLATVFARVKEIGIRRAIGASRRDIMLQFMVEAMLLGLIGGVLGSALGWLWNGPVKTMMGMDGHMLPWIPLVSVLAAALTSFAFAIYPAWVAANLKPADALRAE
- a CDS encoding ABC transporter ATP-binding protein, encoding MIHCSRLAKIYEGGKTGWPALRGVSFDIAAGEFVAVTGPSGCGKSTLLNILGLLDEPTGGEYLLEGRPAAAMPDEERSAARRDKIGFVFQAFHLLNRLSALENVCLPLMYAGMPGREMKLRAHELLREVGLKGKERKSPLELSGGERQRVAIARALANSPRLLLADEPTGNLDSRSSCEVMELLKGLNRGGITIVMVTHDRELSGMAARNIKLRDGVMEQ
- a CDS encoding efflux RND transporter periplasmic adaptor subunit produces the protein MKKAIVWAAVIALCGAGGYFGYLRYKKMSVRQDINDFIRTVSRGDLKLDMQEAGELVSRDSVDVFPPNKGFIIEVAKKEGEYVEKGDKIMMFKGGERMDSDQYVPVPILAPRAGLLTRCVGRYGDSSDETRAGKRINAASDCVSRVVDMNTLAVNLKISEIDIYKLKPAMPVDITFSSLPGRKFSGRVDLVAPMAEAKNSYGWGGGGASKVFRVVISIDKPVKEMRVGMSAVVTANIQAKKDALKAPIETLFQEGLNCYVHRQKEGYEAEKIQVFPGLRSETEAEIAGPLKPGDRLFTAAPETLR
- a CDS encoding TolC family protein; amino-acid sequence: MRRLFWLALLVFAVPSRAAEPYSAKTYIDAVFARSPAVRSAEETFAGAENAYRAAVLDAAAPSLSLDFSNSLYDNQNTAFRFNKTDVVSGLGAAWNLYDSANGPLVKLKRAKLDYDAARLALWTAKQNAALDALNRFYALYAAQKRIGIAEKNLSSRERQHRDTTEQYQTGTKSRNEQTQSESDKLQSELALEQAKSAARKSLLSFNELIDAQPDFAQAVSASSESARTALPLPASDLKKALDGNFGLLGQKNSLDKTRLETQSGIRSQYPRLSLDASYNKSALGVLGTPGGSWDGNPNYGMTLSLNFPFGFMGAQNYFSIGSQRAALKSAELDVENSIRALKTKVFSSQEDIALKVKSLKLLEFQVKVQQETTDNYLSEYSQGNAGFLDLDNAQTKLLDISNNQITAVNDLAVALAGCRALLGEKVWEQP